The Paeniglutamicibacter sulfureus genome includes a region encoding these proteins:
- a CDS encoding F510_1955 family glycosylhydrolase, translating to MQACSFYRCYLWRSMPFPTRIFRQSRIWPATAIALLATLGLAACGATPDSNAGEQPPANPFGHIHAISIEETTQRVLLATHNGLFDATETVPRKIGPTIDLMGFAASSNGTFYASGHPGPGIDLPNPLGLMKSTDGGESWIPVSLQGSSDFHAMTVTSDQIVGFDGILRSTVDGKEWSDAGPMSPSPYALVGSPDNTVVLATTEDGVWRSVDSGDTWETPDGGPRLLTAAFADPMTVVGVTPEGSVYLSDDAGLSWASIKAEVGQPSTMGATRTADGNISVWMAMEGGLVKYTYDGTTFTEETP from the coding sequence ATGCAGGCTTGCTCCTTTTATCGATGTTATTTATGGAGATCCATGCCTTTCCCCACTCGTATTTTTCGCCAGTCCCGCATCTGGCCCGCCACGGCAATTGCCTTACTCGCCACCCTGGGACTTGCCGCGTGCGGTGCAACCCCAGATTCGAATGCCGGCGAACAGCCACCGGCCAATCCGTTTGGCCATATCCATGCCATCAGCATCGAGGAAACAACACAACGGGTCCTGCTCGCAACCCACAACGGCCTCTTCGACGCCACCGAGACCGTTCCAAGGAAAATCGGCCCCACCATCGACCTGATGGGATTCGCTGCCTCATCGAACGGGACCTTCTATGCTTCCGGGCATCCCGGTCCAGGTATTGATCTGCCCAATCCCCTGGGCCTGATGAAATCGACCGATGGCGGGGAATCGTGGATCCCGGTCTCCTTGCAGGGGTCATCCGATTTTCATGCCATGACCGTGACCAGTGACCAAATTGTTGGATTCGACGGGATTCTTCGGTCGACGGTGGACGGCAAGGAATGGTCGGACGCCGGGCCGATGTCACCTTCCCCGTATGCGTTGGTGGGAAGCCCCGATAATACCGTCGTGTTGGCCACCACCGAGGACGGAGTATGGAGATCCGTTGACAGTGGAGATACCTGGGAGACTCCAGATGGGGGGCCGAGGCTTCTCACGGCCGCATTTGCTGATCCGATGACCGTCGTGGGCGTAACACCCGAGGGAAGCGTGTATCTCAGCGACGATGCCGGCCTTTCCTGGGCCTCAATCAAAGCCGAAGTGGGCCAGCCATCTACCATGGGCGCCACCCGAACCGCGGATGGAAACATTTCCGTCTGGATGGCCATGGAAGGTGGCTTGGTCAAGTACACCTATGACGGCACCACCTTCACCGAGGAAACCCCATGA
- a CDS encoding DUF418 domain-containing protein has protein sequence MNTQTPTPLHSPPSAPPKRSAALDVARALAVIGMIAVNVGPQEADDLLERIFMLPFGRASLLFVFLAGIGLGMLTHPAKHRPWRQQWTMLVWRALLLLGFGLALQPINHGVSVILAVYGVLFLVGIPLTRLRTTVLAWLTGILMLAAPMLWMGLLVLRGEGFSRTPILLSGNPLGILDGILVTGPYPALVWIVPLVAGLTLSRLDLSHRRLQLILLFGGMAAAAGGIVLSRLLAGVTGIDPTSGGFARLLASYDHSQAPLWLLSGIGSAAAVIGMLLLVEPWLERHALPLVHLGRLSFTMYVMHLVLLAIFVRPDPHSTLEGIAFAALITTFCIICAHLWVPARGQGPLERLLRLPAGLTRSPATNPSGHHG, from the coding sequence GTGAATACGCAAACGCCAACGCCCCTCCATTCACCCCCTTCCGCCCCGCCGAAACGGTCCGCCGCCCTGGATGTTGCCCGGGCGTTGGCCGTCATCGGGATGATCGCCGTGAACGTCGGGCCGCAGGAGGCGGACGACCTGCTCGAACGCATCTTCATGCTTCCCTTTGGCCGGGCCTCCTTGCTCTTCGTGTTCCTGGCCGGGATCGGGCTCGGAATGCTGACGCATCCGGCCAAGCATCGCCCGTGGCGCCAACAGTGGACCATGCTGGTGTGGCGGGCGCTTCTGCTGCTCGGGTTCGGCCTGGCCCTGCAACCCATCAACCACGGGGTCAGTGTCATCCTGGCTGTCTACGGGGTGTTGTTCCTCGTGGGGATACCGCTCACCCGCCTGCGCACCACGGTTCTCGCCTGGCTCACCGGCATCCTCATGCTTGCCGCACCCATGCTCTGGATGGGCCTGTTGGTCCTGCGCGGCGAGGGGTTCAGCCGAACCCCGATCCTGCTCTCCGGCAATCCGCTGGGGATCCTCGATGGAATCCTGGTGACAGGACCCTACCCGGCGCTCGTGTGGATCGTCCCGCTGGTGGCCGGACTGACCCTGAGCCGGTTGGACCTGAGTCATCGCCGGCTCCAGCTGATTCTTTTGTTCGGCGGGATGGCCGCCGCGGCCGGCGGAATCGTGCTCTCGCGCCTGCTGGCCGGGGTGACGGGGATCGATCCCACCAGCGGCGGTTTCGCGCGGCTTTTGGCCAGCTACGACCATTCCCAGGCGCCCCTGTGGCTGCTGTCGGGGATTGGTTCTGCCGCCGCTGTCATCGGGATGTTGCTGCTGGTGGAGCCCTGGCTTGAGCGGCATGCGCTACCGCTCGTTCACCTGGGACGGCTCTCGTTCACGATGTATGTCATGCACCTGGTGCTGCTGGCGATCTTCGTGCGGCCCGATCCGCACAGCACCCTCGAAGGCATTGCCTTCGCCGCACTCATCACCACGTTCTGCATCATCTGCGCACATCTGTGGGTTCCGGCCCGGGGACAGGGCCCCCTGGAACGCCTCCTGCGGCTCCCGGCCGGCTTGACCCGCAGCCCCGCCACCAACCCGTCAGGACACCATGGATAA
- a CDS encoding copper-translocating P-type ATPase produces the protein MEEHNHGHVRQDSVPGMDHAAMGHGEMDHDDHAVHTQGQHAGHSTAMFKNRFWLTLALSVPVVYFSPMVGHLLGYVPPQFPGAPWIAPILGTVIFFYGGQPFLRGGWQEIKARQPGMMLLISMAITVAFIASWVTSLGLGGFDLDFWWELALLVAIMLLGHWIEMRALGSARGALDALAALLPDEAERVIDGGTETISITELVAGDVVLVRSGARMPADGVITEGFAEVDESMITGESKTVPRTVGDPVVAGTVATDSSLRLKVSAVGDDTALAGIQRLVAEAQSSTSRAQALADRAAAFLFYFAAGAGVITFIVWSLLGSIPDAVTRTVTVLVIACPHALGLAIPLVIAISTERAARAGVLIKNRMALERMRTIDVVLFDKTGTLTKGEPALTDVEAIDGLLTDDLLALAAAVESDSEHPVARAIVNAAQLTGAPVLTATDFRSMTGRGVQATVGGSALAVGGPALLAELNLTEPERIAMATRGWKERGASVLHVIRDGAVIGAVALEDEVRDESRQAVQALQDRGIKVAMITGDARQVAQAVATELHIDEVFAEVLPQDKDQKVAELQGRGLKVAMVGDGVNDAPALARAEVGIAIGAGTDVAMESAGVVLAGNDPRAVLSMVDLSHASYRKMWQNLVWATGYNIISVPLAAGVFAFAGIVLSPAAGAVLMSLSTIVVALNAQLLRRLRLNPADAR, from the coding sequence ATGGAAGAGCACAACCACGGGCACGTGCGTCAGGATTCGGTGCCGGGCATGGACCACGCGGCCATGGGTCACGGCGAGATGGATCATGATGACCACGCGGTCCACACCCAGGGCCAGCATGCCGGACACAGCACCGCCATGTTCAAGAACCGGTTCTGGTTGACCTTGGCGCTGTCGGTTCCGGTGGTGTACTTCAGCCCCATGGTCGGGCACCTGCTGGGATACGTTCCGCCGCAATTTCCCGGCGCACCATGGATTGCCCCGATCTTGGGCACTGTCATCTTCTTCTATGGCGGCCAGCCGTTCCTCAGGGGCGGTTGGCAGGAGATCAAGGCCCGGCAGCCGGGCATGATGCTGCTGATTTCCATGGCCATCACCGTGGCGTTCATCGCCTCCTGGGTGACAAGCCTGGGCCTGGGCGGTTTTGACCTGGATTTCTGGTGGGAACTGGCCCTGCTGGTGGCCATCATGCTGCTGGGGCACTGGATCGAAATGCGGGCATTGGGTTCGGCCCGCGGCGCCCTGGACGCGCTGGCGGCGCTGCTCCCCGATGAGGCCGAGCGGGTCATCGACGGCGGCACCGAAACCATCAGCATCACCGAATTGGTTGCAGGGGATGTGGTCCTAGTGCGCTCGGGCGCGCGGATGCCTGCCGACGGCGTGATCACCGAGGGTTTTGCCGAGGTGGATGAGTCGATGATCACCGGGGAGTCAAAAACCGTCCCCCGCACCGTTGGGGACCCCGTGGTGGCAGGGACCGTTGCCACCGACAGCTCCCTGCGCCTGAAGGTCTCCGCCGTCGGGGACGACACCGCACTGGCAGGGATCCAGCGACTGGTGGCCGAGGCCCAGTCATCCACCTCCCGGGCCCAGGCGCTGGCAGACCGGGCCGCCGCGTTCCTGTTTTACTTTGCCGCCGGCGCCGGCGTCATCACCTTCATCGTCTGGTCGCTGCTGGGCAGCATCCCGGATGCGGTGACCCGCACCGTCACGGTCCTGGTCATTGCCTGCCCGCATGCCCTGGGGCTGGCCATCCCGCTGGTGATTGCCATCTCCACGGAGCGGGCCGCCCGGGCGGGCGTGCTGATCAAGAACCGCATGGCCCTGGAACGGATGCGCACCATCGATGTGGTCTTGTTCGACAAGACCGGCACCCTGACCAAGGGCGAACCGGCACTCACCGATGTCGAGGCGATCGATGGCCTGTTGACCGATGACCTCTTGGCCCTTGCCGCCGCCGTCGAATCCGACAGCGAACACCCCGTGGCCCGCGCCATCGTCAACGCCGCCCAGCTCACGGGTGCACCCGTGCTGACGGCCACGGATTTTCGTTCCATGACCGGCCGCGGGGTCCAGGCGACCGTTGGCGGCTCGGCCCTCGCCGTCGGCGGGCCCGCCCTGTTGGCGGAACTGAACCTGACCGAGCCCGAGCGCATCGCGATGGCAACAAGAGGTTGGAAGGAGCGGGGCGCCTCGGTGTTGCACGTGATTCGCGACGGAGCCGTGATCGGGGCCGTCGCCCTGGAGGACGAGGTCCGGGACGAATCCCGCCAGGCCGTCCAGGCCCTGCAGGACCGCGGCATCAAGGTCGCCATGATCACCGGGGATGCACGCCAGGTGGCCCAGGCCGTGGCCACCGAACTGCACATTGATGAGGTTTTCGCCGAGGTCCTGCCCCAGGACAAGGACCAGAAGGTTGCCGAACTGCAGGGCCGCGGGCTCAAGGTGGCCATGGTCGGTGACGGCGTCAACGACGCCCCGGCCCTGGCCCGTGCCGAGGTCGGGATCGCGATCGGGGCCGGCACGGACGTTGCCATGGAATCGGCCGGGGTGGTGCTGGCCGGCAACGACCCGAGGGCCGTGCTGTCCATGGTGGATCTCTCCCATGCCAGCTACCGGAAAATGTGGCAGAACCTGGTGTGGGCCACCGGCTACAACATCATTTCCGTACCCTTGGCTGCCGGGGTGTTCGCTTTCGCCGGGATCGTGCTTTCGCCTGCAGCCGGCGCGGTGCTGATGTCCCTGTCCACCATCGTGGTCGCCCTCAACGCCCAATTGCTGCGCCGGCTTCGGCTCAACCCGGCCGACGCCCGCTGA
- a CDS encoding DUF305 domain-containing protein — translation MIPLKKFAALTTTALAAAIALTGCGAGSGNEMEGMDQSPTATSATSGSQTPATNAQHNAADTMFAQMMIPHHVQAVEMSDIMLEKSDLDPQIEKLAQDIKAAQAPEIQKMTDWLTGWSEPTAMAGDHGMDGMMTDADLDKLKSAQGTEASKLFLTQMIAHHEGAVKMAETEVTGGQNADAVTLAKDIVSSQEAEIKDMQDLLATL, via the coding sequence ATGATCCCCTTGAAGAAATTTGCAGCCCTCACAACCACCGCCCTGGCCGCCGCGATCGCCTTGACCGGATGCGGTGCCGGGTCCGGCAATGAGATGGAAGGCATGGACCAAAGCCCCACCGCCACCTCCGCCACCTCCGGCAGCCAAACACCCGCCACCAACGCCCAGCACAATGCCGCTGACACGATGTTCGCCCAAATGATGATTCCCCACCACGTCCAAGCGGTGGAGATGAGCGACATTATGCTGGAGAAGTCCGACCTGGACCCCCAGATCGAGAAACTGGCCCAGGACATCAAGGCCGCGCAGGCCCCCGAAATCCAAAAAATGACCGATTGGCTCACCGGGTGGTCCGAACCGACCGCCATGGCCGGGGACCACGGCATGGACGGCATGATGACCGACGCCGACCTGGACAAGCTCAAGTCCGCACAGGGCACCGAGGCCAGCAAGCTGTTCCTGACCCAAATGATCGCCCATCACGAAGGGGCCGTGAAGATGGCCGAGACAGAGGTCACCGGCGGCCAGAACGCCGACGCCGTGACCCTGGCCAAGGACATCGTTTCCTCCCAGGAAGCCGAGATCAAGGACATGCAGGACCTGCTCGCCACCCTGTAG
- a CDS encoding multicopper oxidase family protein has protein sequence MTYHLNRRSFLGLSVATTAVAALAACAPAPSAPAGVSRILPTDPLITAAEAQRASTGKTVSQTLTAGPLSTTRAGTDITTWGYNGSLVAPTLRGSVGDQLTVTVANKLTESTSIHWHGLAMRNDADGVPGLTQEPVDAGTEYLYDFKLPHPGTYWYHSHVEMQRERALYGALIIDDPQEPLTYDKEWVIVLDDWLDGVTGTPDDVIKELSKGMGGMGGMDHGGDNGPMVMGHMLMGATSDFLGGDAGDVAYPLHLFNGTSAEKPETFTAKPGDRIRLRIINAAGDTAYRIGVPNQQLTVTHTDGFPVEHTEVDAIVLGMGERIDALLTVSGGYTPVLALAEGKAQMAYGLLSTGTGGAPARADLPKTLTGKVVHGGQLTADPAVLLAAKAPDRVHELRLTGGMANYDWGINGHRFDMAKPFEKAFDIQAGERVEVKFVNDTEMWHPMHIHGHTFQIGETGARKDTVIVLPKETVTVQFDADNPGQWLTHCHNAFHAERGMMGVFSYLR, from the coding sequence ATGACCTATCACTTGAACCGGCGCTCCTTCCTGGGCCTCTCCGTCGCGACGACCGCCGTGGCGGCCTTGGCCGCATGTGCACCCGCCCCGTCCGCCCCCGCAGGGGTCTCTCGCATCCTGCCCACGGACCCGCTCATCACCGCAGCCGAAGCCCAGCGGGCCAGCACCGGAAAGACCGTCAGCCAAACCCTCACCGCGGGGCCTTTGTCCACCACCCGGGCAGGAACGGACATCACCACGTGGGGATACAACGGTTCCCTGGTCGCCCCGACCCTGCGGGGCTCGGTTGGTGACCAGCTCACCGTCACCGTCGCCAACAAACTCACCGAATCCACCAGCATCCACTGGCATGGGCTCGCCATGCGCAACGATGCCGACGGCGTGCCGGGCCTTACCCAGGAACCTGTAGATGCCGGCACCGAATACCTCTACGATTTCAAGTTGCCGCACCCGGGCACCTACTGGTATCACTCGCACGTGGAGATGCAGCGCGAACGGGCACTCTATGGTGCCTTGATCATCGACGACCCGCAGGAACCGTTGACGTACGACAAGGAGTGGGTGATCGTCCTGGATGACTGGCTCGACGGCGTCACCGGGACCCCTGACGACGTCATCAAGGAACTGTCCAAGGGCATGGGAGGAATGGGCGGCATGGACCACGGCGGCGACAATGGCCCCATGGTTATGGGCCACATGCTCATGGGTGCCACCAGCGATTTCCTGGGCGGGGACGCCGGCGACGTTGCCTACCCGCTGCATCTCTTCAACGGCACCAGCGCCGAAAAGCCGGAGACCTTCACGGCGAAACCAGGTGACCGCATCCGGCTGCGCATCATCAATGCCGCCGGCGACACCGCCTACCGGATCGGGGTCCCGAACCAGCAACTCACCGTGACCCACACCGACGGTTTCCCCGTCGAGCACACCGAGGTCGATGCCATCGTCCTGGGCATGGGCGAACGCATCGACGCGCTTTTGACCGTCAGCGGCGGTTACACCCCCGTGTTGGCGTTGGCCGAGGGCAAAGCCCAAATGGCCTACGGACTTCTCTCCACCGGCACCGGGGGCGCCCCGGCCAGAGCGGACCTCCCGAAGACCTTGACGGGCAAGGTCGTCCACGGTGGCCAGCTCACCGCGGACCCGGCCGTGCTGCTGGCCGCCAAGGCGCCGGACCGGGTCCACGAGCTGCGGCTGACCGGCGGGATGGCGAACTATGACTGGGGTATCAACGGCCACCGCTTCGACATGGCCAAACCCTTCGAGAAGGCCTTTGACATCCAGGCCGGTGAACGGGTGGAGGTGAAGTTCGTCAACGACACCGAGATGTGGCACCCGATGCATATCCACGGCCACACCTTCCAGATCGGGGAAACCGGGGCACGCAAGGACACCGTCATTGTCCTGCCCAAGGAAACGGTCACGGTCCAGTTCGACGCCGATAACCCCGGGCAATGGCTCACCCATTGCCACAACGCCTTCCACGCCGAACGCGGCATGATGGGAGTCTTCTCCTACCTCAGGTAG
- a CDS encoding YkvA family protein, with amino-acid sequence MYWWQALLGTLAGLAGVYAILLAALWIYARRYPGTVGMRDALQLLPDLLRLLQGLITDKAVPRGVRVKLALLLVYLLIPVDLVPDFLPVIGYADDLIILAVALRSAVRSAGSEPLRRHWQGTPAGLAFIEKLAGLRSGGVSSLPGAR; translated from the coding sequence ATGTATTGGTGGCAGGCCCTATTGGGGACACTGGCCGGCTTGGCTGGCGTCTATGCGATCCTGCTGGCGGCCTTGTGGATTTATGCGCGAAGGTACCCCGGCACCGTAGGCATGCGCGATGCCCTGCAGTTGCTGCCGGATCTGCTGCGCTTGTTGCAAGGACTGATCACCGACAAGGCAGTGCCGCGTGGAGTACGGGTCAAGCTGGCGCTGCTACTCGTTTATTTGCTCATCCCGGTGGATCTGGTGCCGGATTTCCTACCGGTGATCGGGTATGCCGATGACCTCATTATCCTCGCTGTCGCCCTGCGCTCCGCCGTTCGTTCGGCCGGATCGGAGCCGTTGCGTCGCCATTGGCAGGGTACTCCCGCCGGGCTTGCTTTCATCGAAAAGCTTGCCGGTCTCCGCTCCGGCGGTGTTTCTTCCTTGCCGGGCGCGCGGTGA
- a CDS encoding GNAT family N-acetyltransferase, with product MSQKPPKFPSTRSLVVVREATEEDLRLMASDVIRYLPEGLFPRLGKRFVRRWMKTFLTEQYGVALVAVTKDAPRQQVGFLVGSTNQIHHVADVLHQHKWGLLFSGLAALSIRPRVLLHFLRTRARPYLRRLLGRTNGPVAGANPRPATAVITSLVVLPTLRGGGIGRLLVEEFLNRAVADRASLAELVTAAGAAGAGAFYKKLGWTCVGERHSKDGAPIHTYQRSLP from the coding sequence ATGAGCCAGAAACCTCCGAAATTTCCCAGCACCCGGTCTCTGGTGGTCGTCAGGGAAGCCACGGAAGAAGACTTGCGTTTGATGGCTTCCGACGTGATCCGGTATCTGCCCGAGGGGCTGTTCCCACGACTGGGAAAACGCTTCGTCCGGCGTTGGATGAAAACCTTTCTGACCGAACAATACGGGGTGGCCCTGGTCGCGGTAACCAAGGATGCCCCGCGGCAGCAAGTGGGTTTCCTGGTCGGTTCAACCAACCAAATCCACCACGTCGCCGACGTCCTGCACCAGCACAAGTGGGGTCTCCTGTTCTCGGGACTGGCGGCTCTTTCCATCCGGCCGCGGGTACTTCTCCACTTTCTGCGCACCCGGGCCCGACCGTACCTGCGCCGCCTCCTGGGGCGCACGAACGGCCCGGTTGCCGGGGCCAACCCCCGTCCGGCAACGGCCGTGATCACCTCGCTCGTGGTCCTGCCCACCCTGCGGGGCGGGGGCATCGGAAGGCTTCTCGTGGAGGAATTCCTCAACCGTGCCGTGGCGGACCGGGCATCCCTGGCCGAGCTTGTCACCGCGGCAGGGGCAGCAGGGGCAGGGGCGTTCTATAAGAAGCTGGGCTGGACATGCGTTGGGGAACGCCATTCCAAGGACGGGGCACCCATCCACACCTACCAACGTTCCCTGCCGTAG
- a CDS encoding DUF6153 family protein codes for MRTTPAPSARGPFLSTLGLMAMVLAIVAGLLGMHVLGGIPVTAMESASMPSPAATTSPTVQATVPNHAASTDILPAAHLVADALLPAPQGMPMGCDGFPSDGHSMGSHEMCVPAFGPDLPNLPPPRILAWTPTVTAFTSAPGPKSEGRIPDPPSLAELSILRT; via the coding sequence GTGCGCACGACCCCAGCCCCGTCTGCCAGGGGTCCCTTCCTGTCCACGCTCGGCTTGATGGCCATGGTGCTCGCCATTGTCGCCGGCCTCCTGGGCATGCATGTCCTCGGAGGGATCCCAGTAACGGCCATGGAGTCGGCATCGATGCCCAGCCCGGCCGCGACAACATCTCCCACCGTGCAAGCCACGGTGCCGAATCACGCGGCATCCACTGACATTCTCCCGGCGGCCCATCTGGTTGCCGACGCGCTCTTGCCTGCACCCCAGGGGATGCCGATGGGCTGCGACGGGTTCCCCTCCGACGGCCACAGCATGGGCAGCCACGAAATGTGCGTTCCCGCCTTCGGACCAGACCTGCCGAATCTTCCACCGCCGCGGATACTCGCTTGGACACCCACGGTAACGGCATTCACCAGCGCCCCGGGACCCAAATCGGAGGGCCGGATTCCCGACCCGCCCTCGTTGGCCGAACTCTCGATCCTTCGAACGTAA
- a CDS encoding gamma-glutamyltransferase, translated as MTAPAGTVLAQEGIAAGHPEAVEVGMEILERGGNAADAAIATAFAVSVVEPHASGIGGGGVTLIAEPEKEVAAFDYREVVGTSGKIPASGTGVPGFVDGMATLHATYGSMPWDELLQPAVELARDGFVITQFLGERMNDGIGSSIVSEHRQFRTKDGSRVLREGETLKQAELAETIQTLATGGRDEFYEGSISKQLTQVKGLDAATLADYQTEKFEPVDGKVGEYTVVTAPPALPGAGLIQMLQQAEGAAIASDAPGSSPYVDKLMAAWSNASDTVTENFGDQRFVEVDLSEVLDRERNLKIGSQLEERASKDSPAGAIDPGNTTHLSVVDRDGMAVSMTNTITSFWGGTKSEVVGGFFLNNQLSRFESIDSPANRPEPGRKSVTWSNPAMVLDAQGRVVMGIGTPGGQQIPNILASVLVPVLLQDQPVQEAVDGPRFHLQGGILAVEGKATKSMKALARANEWKIRETTRSDGVFGSIQALWVDYDTGTIDGATDVRRDGDHAVIKTDQ; from the coding sequence GTGACGGCGCCAGCGGGGACCGTGCTGGCGCAGGAGGGCATCGCCGCCGGGCATCCCGAGGCGGTGGAGGTCGGGATGGAGATCCTGGAGCGGGGCGGCAATGCCGCCGATGCGGCCATCGCCACGGCCTTTGCCGTGTCGGTGGTCGAGCCCCATGCCTCGGGGATCGGCGGTGGAGGAGTCACCCTCATCGCGGAGCCGGAGAAGGAGGTCGCCGCCTTCGACTACCGCGAGGTCGTGGGCACCAGCGGGAAGATCCCTGCCTCCGGGACCGGCGTGCCCGGCTTCGTCGACGGCATGGCGACCCTGCATGCAACCTATGGCTCGATGCCGTGGGACGAATTGCTGCAGCCGGCAGTGGAGCTCGCCCGCGACGGCTTTGTGATCACCCAGTTCCTGGGTGAGCGCATGAACGACGGGATCGGATCGAGCATCGTTTCGGAGCACCGGCAATTCCGCACCAAGGACGGCAGCCGCGTCCTGCGCGAGGGCGAAACACTCAAACAAGCAGAACTGGCAGAGACGATCCAGACGCTGGCGACAGGGGGGCGTGACGAATTCTATGAAGGTTCGATCTCGAAGCAGCTGACACAGGTCAAGGGCCTCGATGCAGCCACGCTTGCCGATTACCAGACCGAAAAGTTCGAACCCGTCGACGGGAAGGTGGGCGAGTACACGGTGGTCACCGCGCCGCCGGCCCTCCCCGGGGCCGGACTGATCCAGATGCTCCAGCAAGCCGAAGGCGCCGCCATCGCCTCCGACGCTCCCGGGTCCTCGCCCTACGTGGACAAACTCATGGCAGCATGGTCAAACGCCAGCGACACCGTCACGGAGAATTTCGGGGACCAGCGCTTTGTCGAGGTGGACCTCTCGGAGGTCCTTGACCGCGAACGGAACCTCAAGATCGGCAGCCAACTCGAGGAGAGGGCCTCCAAGGATTCCCCCGCCGGAGCCATCGACCCGGGAAACACCACCCACCTCTCCGTCGTGGATCGCGACGGTATGGCCGTGTCGATGACAAACACCATCACCAGCTTCTGGGGAGGCACCAAGAGCGAAGTCGTCGGGGGATTTTTCCTGAACAATCAGCTCAGCAGGTTCGAAAGCATCGACTCGCCGGCGAATCGCCCGGAACCAGGCCGGAAGTCCGTCACCTGGTCCAACCCCGCCATGGTCCTGGATGCCCAGGGCCGCGTGGTCATGGGAATCGGCACCCCCGGCGGCCAGCAAATCCCCAACATCCTGGCCTCCGTACTGGTCCCCGTCCTGTTGCAGGACCAGCCCGTCCAGGAGGCTGTGGACGGGCCACGCTTCCACCTGCAAGGCGGTATCCTCGCCGTGGAAGGCAAAGCCACCAAGAGCATGAAGGCCTTGGCACGGGCCAATGAATGGAAAATCCGGGAAACCACCCGATCCGACGGCGTCTTTGGATCGATCCAGGCGCTCTGGGTCGACTACGACACCGGGACCATCGACGGGGCCACCGATGTGCGCCGCGATGGCGACCACGCTGTCATCAAAACCGACCAGTAA
- a CDS encoding TlpA family protein disulfide reductase, whose protein sequence is MTDPISSQAQRLGRRTFLRAAMLGAAVLPLAACVGDEDPLAKQAREGNNKNYIAGDGSVQEYGPASRTAPVEINAVAYDGTKIDSSTWAGQATVLNFWYAACAPCRIEAPHMVELSKEFEGQVGFVGVNVRDEKEAAEAFERTFGIPYPSIQDTQGAIQLAMTKYVPLKAVPTTLVLDKQGRVSARILGVAEKPTLKALINTALTESL, encoded by the coding sequence ATGACCGATCCCATCTCGTCCCAAGCACAGCGCTTGGGCCGACGTACATTCTTGCGCGCCGCCATGCTTGGAGCGGCCGTGCTGCCGCTGGCCGCATGCGTCGGCGACGAAGACCCCCTGGCCAAGCAGGCCCGCGAAGGAAACAACAAGAACTACATTGCCGGCGACGGGTCAGTCCAGGAATACGGTCCCGCCTCGCGCACGGCACCGGTCGAGATCAATGCGGTGGCCTATGACGGAACCAAGATCGACTCGAGTACCTGGGCCGGGCAGGCAACGGTCCTGAACTTTTGGTACGCCGCATGCGCACCGTGCCGCATCGAGGCGCCGCACATGGTTGAACTCAGCAAGGAGTTCGAAGGACAGGTCGGATTCGTCGGCGTCAACGTGCGTGACGAAAAGGAAGCGGCCGAGGCCTTCGAGCGCACCTTCGGCATCCCCTACCCCTCCATCCAGGACACCCAGGGCGCCATCCAGCTGGCCATGACCAAGTACGTCCCGCTCAAGGCCGTGCCCACCACCTTGGTGCTGGACAAGCAGGGACGGGTCTCCGCGCGGATCCTGGGCGTCGCCGAAAAGCCGACGCTCAAGGCACTAATCAACACGGCACTCACCGAGTCGTTGTGA
- a CDS encoding Chromate resistance protein ChrB — MNWLVLVVRMTGDTSKNRVAVWRELRKIGAAPVTSGVWTVPDTPHFTKAVAKVTELAGRGSGDVLVLPTTSQAPGVDALRAAFVALRLDEWREFSGDCAKFEAEIAKEIRIEKFTLAELEEEEQSLERLRRWHRELKSRDVLELPEAEASEDLLRQCVGSLEGYAEQVYATLHAPTEPEASDTGD, encoded by the coding sequence ATGAACTGGTTAGTACTTGTTGTCCGAATGACCGGAGACACCTCCAAGAACCGAGTGGCCGTCTGGCGCGAATTGAGGAAAATCGGTGCGGCCCCGGTCACCTCGGGAGTCTGGACCGTTCCCGACACCCCACACTTCACGAAGGCCGTGGCGAAGGTCACTGAACTGGCCGGTCGAGGGTCCGGAGACGTGTTGGTGCTGCCCACGACCTCGCAGGCCCCCGGTGTGGATGCGTTGCGCGCGGCTTTCGTGGCCTTGCGGTTGGATGAATGGCGCGAATTTTCCGGCGACTGCGCCAAGTTCGAGGCCGAGATCGCCAAGGAAATCCGCATCGAAAAGTTCACGTTGGCCGAACTCGAAGAGGAAGAGCAAAGCCTGGAGCGGCTACGCCGCTGGCACCGTGAACTCAAAAGCCGAGATGTCCTTGAATTGCCCGAAGCCGAGGCTTCCGAGGATCTGCTGCGCCAGTGTGTGGGTTCCCTCGAGGGTTACGCGGAGCAGGTCTATGCCACTCTCCATGCCCCGACCGAACCTGAAGCTTCGGACACCGGAGACTAG